The following are encoded together in the Pedobacter sp. D749 genome:
- a CDS encoding SUMF1/EgtB/PvdO family nonheme iron enzyme → MKKIYLLAIVGITVMLASCGQGGQGELVGAYNRKFKNDRIPLGMVYVPPGHTPLGGSDEDITFSQNGPSKMVTISAFFMDQTEISNAEYRQFTNWVRDSIAIVMMGNPQQFMITPRGNAAAALGGEKYIDWKKVGPNGANIWRNKGRGAAAAQVSQLDGMYYSGLDALPGKKELDVRKFEYSYAELNMEKAAIGHKDPNSKRQDYIDRYTVAIYPDTMVWKTDYSYSQNDPMVRGYYNHPSYDNYPVVGVSWEQAKAFSHWRTRLYDGVATARKLPAGSRSDYRLPAETEFEYAARGGNTKTKYPWGGPYIRNTKGCLQANFKPGRGDYSSDGGIYTVGVRSYFPNDYGLYNMAGNVSEWTLTAYNKGASPLLHDLNPNFTYDAGANDSKYKKRKVVKGGSWKDTGYFLQNAVATYEYQDTQRSYIGFRCVSSYPGTDLRR, encoded by the coding sequence ATGAAGAAAATCTACCTTCTAGCTATTGTAGGTATAACTGTAATGCTAGCAAGCTGTGGCCAGGGTGGTCAAGGTGAGCTGGTTGGTGCTTATAACCGAAAATTTAAAAACGATAGAATCCCATTAGGAATGGTTTATGTACCACCAGGACATACCCCGCTAGGAGGTTCGGATGAAGATATTACTTTCTCTCAGAATGGACCAAGTAAAATGGTTACCATTAGTGCATTCTTCATGGATCAGACTGAAATTTCCAATGCAGAATACCGCCAGTTTACCAACTGGGTACGCGATTCGATTGCAATTGTGATGATGGGCAACCCGCAACAATTTATGATTACCCCAAGGGGAAATGCTGCAGCTGCTTTAGGTGGAGAAAAATATATCGATTGGAAAAAAGTTGGACCAAACGGTGCCAACATTTGGCGTAATAAAGGCAGGGGCGCAGCAGCAGCCCAAGTCAGCCAATTGGATGGTATGTATTACTCAGGTTTGGATGCGCTTCCGGGCAAGAAAGAATTAGATGTTCGTAAATTCGAATATTCTTATGCTGAGTTAAATATGGAGAAAGCTGCTATTGGACATAAAGATCCAAACAGCAAGCGCCAGGATTATATTGATCGTTATACCGTTGCTATTTACCCTGATACAATGGTATGGAAAACAGATTATTCTTATTCACAAAACGATCCTATGGTACGTGGTTACTACAACCACCCTTCTTACGATAATTATCCTGTAGTTGGTGTAAGCTGGGAGCAGGCAAAAGCATTCTCTCACTGGAGAACAAGATTGTACGATGGAGTTGCTACAGCAAGAAAATTGCCAGCAGGATCAAGGTCAGACTATAGATTACCCGCTGAAACAGAATTCGAATATGCTGCAAGAGGCGGTAATACCAAAACCAAATATCCTTGGGGAGGTCCTTACATCAGGAATACAAAAGGATGTTTGCAGGCTAACTTTAAACCAGGTCGTGGTGATTATTCGAGCGATGGTGGTATTTATACCGTAGGCGTGAGATCATATTTTCCTAATGATTATGGTTTGTATAACATGGCAGGTAACGTTTCCGAATGGACTTTAACTGCATATAATAAAGGGGCTAGTCCATTATTGCATGACCTGAACCCGAACTTTACTTATGATGCTGGTGCAAACGACAGCAAATACAAAAAACGTAAAGTTGTTAAAGGCGGTTCCTGGAAAGATACAGGCTATTTTCTTCAAAACGCTGTAGCAACATACGAATATCAGGATACACAAAGGTCATATATAGGTTTCAGGTGCGTTTCATCTTACCCTGGCACCGATTTAAGACGTTAA
- a CDS encoding uroporphyrinogen-III synthase, whose translation MQEKNDSRIRKVKSILVTLPKPETEKSPYYDLAKKHNLKVDFRSFIHVEGVPARDFRKDKINLADFTAVIFTSRNAADHFFRICEEMRYEVPAELKYFCLSETIALYLQKYIQYRKRKIFFGKQTAADLAEVLKKHANEKFLYPCSDMATEDTMKFLEKSGYNFTPAVLFKTVVSDLSDLAEVFYDVIAFFSPSSIQSLFKNFPDFKQNNTRIAAFGTNTSKACTDMDLIVDIAAPTPGVPSMTMAIENYIKISNK comes from the coding sequence ATGCAAGAAAAGAACGACTCTAGAATCCGCAAAGTAAAAAGTATTTTGGTTACTTTACCAAAACCTGAAACAGAAAAATCTCCTTACTACGATTTGGCCAAAAAACACAACTTAAAAGTTGATTTCAGGTCTTTTATTCATGTTGAAGGTGTACCAGCAAGAGACTTTAGAAAGGATAAGATTAACCTGGCCGATTTTACGGCAGTGATTTTTACCAGCCGTAATGCCGCAGATCATTTTTTTAGAATCTGTGAAGAAATGCGTTATGAGGTGCCGGCAGAATTAAAATATTTCTGTCTTTCTGAAACCATTGCTTTGTATTTGCAAAAGTATATCCAATATAGAAAGCGTAAAATCTTTTTTGGTAAACAAACTGCAGCTGATTTAGCAGAGGTGTTAAAAAAGCATGCAAACGAAAAGTTTTTATATCCTTGTTCTGATATGGCTACCGAAGACACTATGAAGTTTTTGGAAAAAAGTGGGTATAATTTTACACCTGCAGTTTTATTTAAGACCGTAGTAAGCGATCTATCTGATTTAGCTGAAGTATTCTACGATGTTATCGCTTTTTTTAGTCCATCAAGTATTCAGTCTTTGTTTAAAAATTTCCCCGATTTTAAACAGAATAACACCCGGATTGCAGCTTTTGGAACCAATACCAGTAAAGCTTGTACCGATATGGATTTGATAGTGGATATTGCTGCGCCAACCCCAGGCGTTCCATCAATGACAATGGCCATTGAAAATTATATTAAAATATCTAATAAATAA
- a CDS encoding DUF4271 domain-containing protein, translating into MPKFIFFLFAFVCVANFVAAQKNPVQSDSIAANQYQYKRYRPDSATLAKQKFATDSLIRHTWVLPESLINKSALLDTIEKEYLSPKLDLWAWHKKYQHLKKKANPYQLGTKIPKGNVGLLGFIFGMLIIFAILKNAFSKQLSAIVQSFFSNRILNNINKEDNLFSSWPFLLLFVQFGFVFGMFFFLVAQWNDMYQAKDGFKFFFSISVTIIVFYALKLILLRFLGYLFNVQKPVGEYISILYLSYFNASLLFIPLVVAFALSPLKYGSVYIVLAFLLLGIIFTFQLLRAGITILSNNKFSKMHLFLYFCALEICPVLILIKTIGL; encoded by the coding sequence ATGCCGAAATTTATTTTCTTTTTATTTGCGTTTGTATGCGTTGCTAATTTTGTAGCAGCACAAAAAAATCCTGTTCAAAGTGATAGTATAGCTGCAAATCAATACCAATATAAAAGATATCGGCCCGATTCTGCAACATTGGCCAAACAGAAGTTTGCTACCGATTCTTTAATTCGCCACACCTGGGTACTTCCTGAGAGTTTAATTAATAAAAGCGCACTTTTAGATACTATTGAAAAGGAATATCTTTCTCCAAAACTGGATTTATGGGCATGGCACAAGAAATACCAGCACTTAAAGAAAAAAGCTAATCCTTACCAGTTGGGTACAAAAATTCCCAAGGGAAATGTAGGTTTGCTGGGCTTTATTTTTGGTATGCTCATTATCTTTGCGATTCTAAAAAATGCTTTTTCGAAGCAACTATCGGCAATCGTTCAATCGTTTTTCAGTAACAGGATTCTGAATAATATTAACAAAGAAGATAACCTGTTCAGTTCGTGGCCATTTTTGTTGCTTTTTGTGCAGTTTGGTTTCGTTTTTGGGATGTTCTTTTTTCTGGTGGCCCAGTGGAATGATATGTACCAGGCAAAAGATGGATTTAAATTTTTCTTTAGTATATCTGTCACTATTATTGTTTTTTATGCGCTAAAATTAATCCTCCTGCGCTTTTTAGGTTACTTATTTAATGTACAGAAACCGGTAGGCGAATATATCTCAATTTTATACCTCAGCTACTTCAATGCCTCATTACTGTTTATTCCTTTGGTGGTTGCTTTTGCCCTATCACCACTTAAATATGGTTCAGTTTATATCGTATTGGCATTCTTGTTATTAGGCATCATTTTTACATTTCAGCTTTTGCGGGCTGGCATAACGATACTTTCTAACAATAAGTTTTCTAAAATGCATTTATTTTTGTACTTTTGCGCCCTCGAAATATGTCCCGTCTTAATACTAATTAAAACGATAGGACTGTAG
- the hemW gene encoding radical SAM family heme chaperone HemW, with translation MSGIYIHIPFCKKACHYCDFHFSTSLKYADEMVEAICKEIRMKKDRISGQVGSIYLGGGTPSILSQVALQKIFDAINHTFSVDASAEITIETNPDDLTAQKLKELKQLPVNRFSVGIQSFYDEDLIWMNRAHQAQEAEDCIRRSQDAGFENLTLDLIYGYPLLTDQKWLNNIQKAIELEVPHISAYSLTVEPRTALAHAIKSKKQTPVSDNQSAAQFVILMDKLIDAGFEHYEISNFARPNHYAVHNTNYWKGVDYIGIGPSAHGFNGQNRYMNPANNALYMETLGKGKLPEIVEELSLNDRFNEYIMTSLRTMWGTDLQKINADFGKDFLEETKHNLKNFEDKDWLVIDGDKICLSQNGKLFADHIASELFIVGDE, from the coding sequence ATGTCTGGTATCTATATTCATATCCCTTTCTGTAAAAAGGCTTGCCACTATTGCGATTTCCATTTTAGCACCTCACTAAAATATGCTGACGAAATGGTGGAGGCTATTTGCAAGGAAATCAGAATGAAAAAAGACCGGATTAGCGGTCAGGTTGGAAGCATCTATTTGGGTGGTGGCACTCCCTCAATTTTATCTCAGGTGGCTTTGCAAAAAATTTTTGACGCCATTAACCACACTTTTTCGGTTGATGCAAGCGCTGAAATTACCATCGAAACCAATCCTGATGATTTAACCGCGCAGAAGTTAAAAGAGCTAAAGCAATTACCGGTTAACCGCTTTAGTGTGGGAATTCAATCTTTTTATGATGAAGACCTGATTTGGATGAACAGGGCACACCAGGCCCAAGAAGCAGAAGACTGCATCAGGAGAAGTCAGGATGCTGGTTTTGAAAACTTAACACTTGATCTGATTTACGGATATCCCTTATTAACGGATCAAAAATGGCTGAATAATATCCAAAAGGCAATTGAGCTTGAGGTTCCGCATATTTCGGCCTATTCGCTCACGGTTGAACCCCGGACAGCTTTAGCTCATGCCATAAAAAGCAAAAAACAAACGCCCGTAAGCGATAACCAAAGTGCAGCTCAGTTTGTAATTTTAATGGATAAACTGATTGACGCCGGATTTGAACACTACGAAATTTCAAATTTTGCTAGGCCAAACCACTATGCCGTGCACAACACCAATTACTGGAAAGGCGTAGATTATATTGGCATCGGTCCATCGGCACATGGCTTTAACGGACAGAACCGGTATATGAACCCTGCTAATAATGCCTTGTACATGGAAACATTGGGTAAAGGCAAGCTTCCTGAAATTGTTGAAGAACTGAGCTTAAACGACAGGTTTAATGAATACATCATGACTTCGCTCAGAACCATGTGGGGAACTGATTTACAAAAAATAAATGCCGATTTCGGTAAAGATTTTTTAGAAGAGACAAAACATAATCTTAAAAATTTCGAAGATAAAGACTGGCTGGTGATTGATGGCGATAAGATTTGTTTGAGTCAGAACGGAAAATTGTTTGCCGATCATATTGCTTCGGAATTATTTATTGTAGGAGATGAATGA
- a CDS encoding SDR family oxidoreductase gives MSKIVWITGASSGIGEALVYEYFKAGNKLIISGRNRDELFRVKGNCQNSFNVHVLPFDLSETTTLENKAADAIRIFGKIDLLINSGGVSQRSLALETNLETEQQIMNTNFWGTVVLSKAVLPLMIANGGGQIAVISSLVGKFGTKLRSSYAASKHALHGYFDSLRSEIYDKNIDITIICPGFIKTNVTYNALTADGKPLNEMGDAHENAMTPAECAKQIVQAVSNKKEEVYIGGKETRAVLLKRFFPKIFSKKVRTAKVN, from the coding sequence ATGTCAAAAATTGTATGGATTACAGGCGCATCATCAGGTATTGGCGAAGCCCTGGTATATGAATATTTTAAAGCAGGCAACAAACTGATTATTTCAGGAAGAAACCGCGACGAATTGTTCCGCGTTAAAGGAAACTGCCAAAATTCCTTTAATGTCCACGTTCTACCATTTGATTTAAGCGAAACGACTACACTCGAAAACAAAGCTGCCGATGCCATCCGCATTTTTGGAAAAATAGATTTATTAATCAATAGTGGCGGTGTAAGTCAGCGAAGTTTAGCCTTAGAAACCAACCTGGAAACTGAACAACAAATTATGAATACCAATTTTTGGGGAACAGTTGTACTCAGTAAAGCGGTTTTACCCTTAATGATAGCCAACGGCGGTGGACAGATCGCTGTAATCAGTAGTCTTGTTGGGAAATTCGGCACGAAATTGCGTTCTAGCTACGCAGCATCAAAACATGCCTTACATGGTTATTTTGACTCACTCCGATCGGAGATTTACGACAAAAATATTGATATCACGATAATTTGTCCAGGCTTTATCAAAACAAATGTGACCTATAATGCACTTACCGCAGATGGTAAACCTTTAAATGAAATGGGCGATGCTCATGAAAATGCCATGACACCTGCTGAATGTGCCAAACAAATTGTACAGGCTGTCAGCAACAAAAAAGAAGAAGTTTACATTGGTGGAAAAGAAACAAGAGCGGTTTTATTGAAACGCTTTTTTCCAAAGATTTTTTCTAAAAAGGTGAGAACAGCGAAGGTGAATTAG
- a CDS encoding fasciclin domain-containing protein produces MKNLILSVFAVITMAFTTQVYAQKNPMVGGAAMYATKDIVDNAVNSKDHTTLVAAVKAAGLVETLKSAGPFTVFAPTNAAFDKLPAGTVNNLVKPENKATLTKILTYHVVAGKMDSKAIAKAIKAGGGKAELTTVQGGKLWAWMEGKKLVLKDEKGGMSTVTIADVYQKNGVIHVVDTVLMPK; encoded by the coding sequence ATGAAAAATTTAATCTTATCAGTATTCGCCGTAATTACAATGGCTTTCACAACACAAGTTTACGCTCAAAAAAATCCAATGGTTGGTGGCGCAGCTATGTATGCAACTAAGGATATTGTAGACAATGCTGTAAACTCAAAAGACCATACTACACTGGTAGCGGCAGTTAAAGCAGCTGGCTTGGTAGAAACTTTAAAAAGTGCTGGTCCTTTTACTGTTTTTGCACCAACAAACGCCGCATTTGATAAACTTCCTGCAGGCACTGTAAACAACCTGGTTAAACCAGAAAACAAAGCAACCCTGACTAAAATTTTAACTTATCACGTTGTTGCCGGTAAAATGGATAGCAAAGCAATTGCAAAAGCAATTAAAGCAGGCGGTGGCAAAGCCGAACTTACAACAGTACAGGGTGGTAAACTTTGGGCCTGGATGGAAGGCAAAAAATTAGTTCTAAAAGACGAAAAAGGTGGTATGAGCACTGTAACCATTGCAGATGTTTACCAGAAAAATGGCGTGATACATGTTGTTGATACTGTTTTAATGCCGAAATAA
- a CDS encoding cupin-like domain-containing protein, translating into MKFNLSPIDVVEDISKSDFELNYLKPRKPLVIKNMAKKWPAYHKWTLEYMKEVVGDKTVPLYDSSKADPSKPINASAAEMKFGDYIDLIKETPTDLRIFLFDPIKFAPKLLQDYIAPKDLMGGFLDSYPNMFFGGKGSVTFLHYDIDLAHIFHTHFNGRKHVILFDYKWKERLYQIPYATYALEDYNVENPDFDKFPALKGVQGVEAFLEHGDTLFMPTGYWHWMKYLDGSFSISLRAWDKSWAVKAKSLYNLTLQRKFDDFMKANYREKYMHWKEELAVKRASRALEKNLPK; encoded by the coding sequence ATGAAATTCAATTTATCTCCGATAGATGTAGTTGAAGACATATCTAAATCAGATTTCGAGCTGAACTACCTTAAACCACGTAAACCTCTGGTGATAAAAAATATGGCAAAAAAATGGCCGGCTTATCACAAATGGACGTTGGAATATATGAAAGAAGTTGTTGGCGATAAAACTGTTCCGCTATACGACAGCTCTAAAGCTGATCCTTCTAAACCGATAAATGCATCTGCTGCCGAAATGAAATTCGGCGATTATATAGATCTGATTAAAGAAACACCAACCGATCTGCGTATCTTTTTATTCGATCCGATAAAATTTGCACCGAAGCTTTTGCAAGATTACATTGCACCGAAGGATTTAATGGGCGGTTTTTTGGATAGTTACCCCAATATGTTCTTTGGCGGTAAAGGATCCGTAACATTTTTACACTACGATATTGATTTAGCACACATTTTCCATACCCACTTTAATGGCCGAAAGCATGTGATCTTGTTCGATTATAAATGGAAAGAACGTTTGTATCAGATTCCTTATGCCACTTATGCACTAGAGGATTATAATGTAGAGAACCCCGATTTTGATAAATTTCCGGCATTAAAAGGTGTTCAGGGAGTTGAAGCTTTTTTGGAACATGGCGACACCCTATTTATGCCAACCGGATACTGGCACTGGATGAAATACCTTGACGGATCTTTCTCCATTAGTTTACGGGCATGGGACAAAAGCTGGGCGGTAAAAGCAAAAAGCTTGTATAACTTAACTTTACAGCGTAAATTTGACGACTTTATGAAAGCCAACTACCGCGAAAAGTACATGCACTGGAAAGAAGAGCTCGCGGTTAAAAGAGCAAGTAGAGCACTAGAAAAGAATTTACCGAAATAA
- a CDS encoding DUF3050 domain-containing protein gives MHPNIIKIQERIEPLRQEIINHKVYSAISELEDLRIFMEHHIFAVWDFMSLLKALQINLTCTTLPWFPVGDPVTRQLINEIVAGEESDVDANGAIKSHFELYLDAMNQCGANTKPINTFLDGLKNGKSFNDAFEIAGVPATAKDFVNATFETINSGKTHLQAASFTFGREDLIPNMFFSMVNDLNSTQADKVSIFKYYLERHIEVDGDHHSHLALSMTEKLCEKDEAFWIEAEKTTKQALQKRIDLWNAAYAEIVKNKVEA, from the coding sequence ATGCATCCTAATATTATAAAAATCCAGGAAAGAATTGAGCCACTAAGGCAAGAAATCATTAACCATAAAGTTTATTCGGCCATTAGCGAACTGGAAGATCTCAGGATTTTTATGGAGCACCACATCTTTGCCGTTTGGGATTTTATGTCTCTGCTTAAGGCTTTACAAATTAATTTAACCTGTACTACCTTACCCTGGTTCCCGGTAGGCGATCCTGTTACCAGGCAACTAATTAATGAAATTGTAGCAGGTGAAGAATCGGATGTTGATGCAAATGGAGCTATTAAAAGTCATTTCGAGCTTTACTTAGATGCAATGAATCAATGTGGTGCCAATACCAAACCGATCAATACCTTCCTGGATGGGTTAAAAAATGGAAAAAGCTTTAATGATGCTTTCGAAATTGCCGGAGTACCTGCAACTGCAAAGGATTTTGTTAATGCCACTTTCGAAACCATTAACAGTGGAAAAACACATTTACAAGCTGCCAGCTTTACCTTTGGCCGTGAAGACTTGATTCCAAACATGTTTTTTAGCATGGTAAACGACCTGAACAGTACACAGGCAGATAAAGTTTCGATTTTTAAATATTACTTAGAGCGTCATATTGAAGTAGATGGCGACCACCATAGCCATTTGGCACTTTCCATGACGGAGAAACTTTGTGAAAAAGATGAAGCTTTCTGGATTGAAGCAGAAAAAACCACAAAACAAGCCTTACAAAAAAGGATCGACTTGTGGAACGCTGCCTATGCCGAGATTGTTAAAAATAAAGTTGAAGCGTAA
- a CDS encoding cupin-like domain-containing protein, which translates to MSFILKPVDIVESITPEDFKKNYLKTKRPLVIKGLTKDWPAREKWTTEYLKEIGGELEVPLYDNSKADPSKPINAATAHMKFGDYLDLIKREPTELRIFFFNLFKKVPSLINDVKIPKDLMGGFIESMPAMFFGGSNSVTFLHYDIDLPHIFHTHFGGRKHIVLFDNKWKDRLYCLPNATYALEDYDVANPDFEKFPALNGVEGYEVFLEHGDTLFMPTGMWHWMKYLDGSFSLSLRAWDQSITRKVASVWSLFTHGAIDSLIKMTFKEKYAHWREKKAVKIAEKALAKGRP; encoded by the coding sequence ATGAGTTTCATTTTAAAACCTGTTGATATCGTTGAGAGCATCACTCCCGAAGATTTTAAGAAAAATTATCTGAAAACCAAACGTCCGTTAGTAATCAAAGGCCTAACTAAAGATTGGCCTGCCAGAGAAAAATGGACGACTGAATATCTAAAAGAAATTGGTGGCGAGCTTGAAGTTCCACTTTACGACAACTCCAAAGCCGATCCGTCAAAACCAATTAACGCCGCTACGGCACACATGAAATTTGGCGATTACCTTGACTTAATCAAACGTGAGCCAACCGAACTGCGGATATTCTTTTTTAACCTGTTTAAAAAAGTACCTAGCTTAATCAATGATGTAAAAATCCCTAAAGATTTAATGGGTGGCTTTATTGAAAGTATGCCTGCGATGTTTTTTGGTGGTTCTAACTCGGTAACGTTCTTACATTACGATATCGATTTACCACATATTTTTCATACCCACTTCGGCGGCAGGAAACATATTGTCTTATTCGATAATAAATGGAAAGACAGATTGTATTGCCTGCCAAATGCAACCTATGCTTTGGAAGATTATGATGTGGCCAACCCTGATTTCGAAAAATTTCCGGCACTAAATGGTGTTGAAGGTTATGAAGTTTTCTTAGAGCATGGCGATACTTTATTTATGCCAACCGGAATGTGGCACTGGATGAAATATCTTGATGGTTCATTCTCACTAAGTTTAAGGGCTTGGGACCAATCGATTACACGTAAGGTAGCCAGTGTTTGGAGTTTATTTACACATGGTGCAATTGACAGTTTGATTAAAATGACTTTCAAAGAAAAATACGCCCATTGGAGAGAGAAAAAAGCTGTTAAAATAGCTGAAAAGGCTTTAGCCAAAGGCAGACCATAA
- a CDS encoding sugar O-acetyltransferase, whose translation MDTNILTEKQKMLAGKAYQAGGEELSKERLKAREIVFEFNNLAPKFIKQRKELLKRLFGKTERMFYVEPPFRCDYGYNIEIGDNFYANFNLVILDCAKVNIGNSVFIAPNVAIYTAGHPMHGHLRDQEYEWAQEVTIGNSVWIGGNVVINPGVKIGSNVVIGSGSVVTRDIPDNVFAAGNPCRVIRQLTDEDKDYYYKDFKLGE comes from the coding sequence ATGGATACCAATATACTTACTGAAAAACAAAAAATGCTGGCAGGCAAAGCTTATCAGGCAGGAGGCGAAGAACTATCAAAAGAAAGATTAAAAGCACGTGAAATTGTTTTCGAGTTTAATAACCTCGCACCAAAATTTATCAAGCAGCGAAAAGAATTATTAAAAAGGTTATTCGGAAAAACAGAAAGAATGTTTTATGTAGAACCTCCGTTCAGGTGTGATTATGGCTATAATATCGAAATTGGTGATAATTTTTATGCAAACTTTAACCTTGTTATTTTAGATTGTGCTAAGGTAAATATTGGTAACAGCGTTTTTATTGCACCAAATGTAGCCATTTATACTGCCGGCCATCCAATGCATGGGCATTTAAGAGATCAGGAATATGAATGGGCACAAGAAGTTACTATAGGCAACAGCGTTTGGATCGGTGGAAACGTAGTAATTAATCCAGGTGTCAAAATTGGATCTAATGTGGTTATCGGATCAGGAAGTGTGGTTACAAGGGATATCCCGGATAATGTTTTTGCTGCAGGAAACCCATGTAGGGTAATCCGCCAGTTAACAGATGAGGATAAAGATTATTATTATAAGGATTTTAAACTGGGTGAATAA
- a CDS encoding DUF4440 domain-containing protein: MKKILVIALFLVSFSAFAQNDKDKQAILNLLEKQRTDWNKGDVESFMQGYEKSDSLLFVGKSGPTYGWQKTLDNYKKGYPDKSAMGFLVFGIKKVDFLNPDLAFVLGSWNVKREKDELKGYFTLLIKKIKGEWKVVADHSS, from the coding sequence ATGAAAAAAATACTTGTAATTGCATTGTTTTTAGTTTCCTTTAGCGCTTTTGCTCAAAATGACAAAGATAAACAGGCCATACTTAATTTGCTCGAAAAGCAACGTACAGACTGGAACAAAGGAGATGTGGAATCTTTTATGCAGGGTTATGAAAAATCAGATAGTTTACTTTTTGTAGGTAAAAGCGGACCAACTTACGGCTGGCAAAAAACGCTTGATAATTATAAAAAAGGCTATCCGGATAAATCGGCAATGGGTTTTTTAGTGTTTGGAATTAAAAAAGTCGATTTTTTAAATCCTGATCTGGCTTTTGTATTAGGCAGCTGGAATGTTAAACGCGAAAAAGACGAACTTAAAGGTTATTTTACCCTCTTAATTAAAAAGATTAAAGGCGAATGGAAAGTAGTTGCCGATCATAGCAGCTAA
- a CDS encoding carbohydrate kinase family protein yields MQNKVITIGEILWDVFPEGKKAGGSSMNVALNLHKQGIESRFISAIGNDENGKELFNFLAGNHFATDLIQVNHELPTSTVVVQLDENHQATYTIKQPVAWDEIKITEENTLAVKQADALVYCSLTCREEKSKKTILALLENARTKIFDINLRAPFYSKELIEELLAKADILKINEDEIVWVKETFGLTGNTDEQLLKQLSSQFNIEIICLTLGDKGACVLKEGKLFKHPGYKVQVADTVGAGDAFLATFIACYLQGYPMETTLDNACKVGAFVASQPGANPEYNKKIYHMALG; encoded by the coding sequence ATGCAAAATAAAGTAATCACAATTGGCGAAATACTATGGGATGTTTTTCCAGAAGGCAAAAAAGCTGGCGGCTCGAGCATGAACGTTGCGCTTAATTTACACAAACAAGGGATAGAGAGCCGCTTTATTAGTGCCATAGGAAATGATGAAAACGGCAAAGAACTATTCAATTTTCTAGCCGGCAATCATTTTGCAACAGATTTGATCCAAGTTAACCATGAATTACCAACCAGTACAGTGGTGGTACAGCTGGACGAAAATCATCAGGCTACTTATACCATTAAACAACCCGTAGCATGGGATGAGATCAAAATCACAGAGGAAAACACATTAGCTGTAAAACAGGCAGATGCATTAGTATATTGTAGTTTAACCTGCAGGGAAGAAAAATCTAAAAAAACCATTCTGGCACTTTTAGAAAATGCCAGGACCAAAATATTCGACATCAATCTCCGGGCTCCTTTTTATTCAAAAGAATTAATTGAGGAGCTGTTGGCAAAAGCAGATATCCTTAAAATAAACGAGGATGAAATTGTTTGGGTAAAAGAAACATTTGGTTTAACGGGAAATACTGATGAACAGTTGTTAAAACAGCTTTCCAGTCAGTTCAATATTGAAATCATCTGCCTGACATTAGGTGATAAAGGTGCTTGTGTTTTAAAAGAAGGCAAACTGTTTAAACACCCTGGTTACAAGGTACAGGTGGCCGATACTGTTGGTGCAGGAGATGCCTTTTTAGCCACATTTATTGCCTGCTACCTGCAAGGTTACCCCATGGAAACCACTTTGGATAATGCCTGCAAAGTTGGCGCATTTGTAGCATCGCAGCCTGGTGCAAATCCTGAATATAATAAAAAGATTTACCACATGGCGCTGGGATAA